The following proteins are co-located in the Salvelinus fontinalis isolate EN_2023a chromosome 41, ASM2944872v1, whole genome shotgun sequence genome:
- the LOC129840206 gene encoding sodium/potassium-transporting ATPase subunit alpha-1: MGRGEGREQYELAATSEQGGKKKNAKAMKKERDMDELKKEVDLDDHKLTLDELNRKYGTDLSRGLSSAKAAENLARDGPNSLTPPPTTPEWVKFCKQMFGGFSMLLWTGALLCFLAYGIQAAMEDEPANDNLYLGVVLSAVVIVTGCFSYYQEAKSSKIMDSFKNLVPQQALVVRDGEKMNINAQQVVVGDLVEVKGGDRIPADLRIISASGCKVDNSSLTGESEPQTRTPDYSNDNPLETRNIAFFSTNCVEGTARGIVINTGDRTVMGRIATLASGLEVGRTPISIEIEHFIHIITGVAVFLGMSFFVLSLILGYSWLEAVIFLIGIIVANVPEGLLATVTVCLTLTAKRMAKKNCLVKNLEAVETLGSTSTICSDKTGTLTQNRMTVAHMWFDNQIHEADTTENQSGTSFDRSSATWAALARVAGLCNRAVFLAEQSGIPILKRDVAGDASESALLKCIELCCGSVQGMRDQYTKVTEIPFNSTNKYQLSVHLNKNEGESKHLLVMKGAPERILDRCSTILIQGKEQPLDDEMKDSFQNAYMELGGLGERVLGFCHFQLPDDQFAEGFQFDCEEVNFPTENLCFVGLMSMIDPPRAAVPDAVGKCRSAGIKVIMVTGDHPITAKAIAKGVGIISEGNETVEDIAARLNIPVNEVDPRDAKACVVHGGDLKDLSAEQLDDILKYHTEIVFARTSPQQKLIIVEGCQRQGAIVAVTGDGVNDSPALKKADIGVAMGISGSDVSKQAADMILLDDNFASIVTGVEEGRLIFDNLKKSIAYTLTSNIPEITPFLFFIIANIPLPLGTVTILCIDLGTDMVPAISLAYEAAESDIMKRQPRNSKTDKLVNERLISIAYGQIGMIQALAGFFTYFVILAENGFLPSRLLGIRVDWDNKFCNDLEDSYGQQWTYEQRKIVEFTCHTAFFASIVVVQWADLIICKTRRNSVFQQGMRNKILIFGLFEETALAAFLSYCPGMGIALRMYPLKPSWWFCAFPYSLLIFIYDEIRKLIIRRSPGGWVERETYY; this comes from the exons ATGGGACGTGGA GAAGGACGGGAACAGTATGAGCTGGCGGCGACCTCTGAGCAGGGAGGCAAGAAGAAGAATGCCAAGGCCATGAAGAAGGAGAGGGACATGGATGAGTTGAAAAAGGAAGTTGATCTG GATGACCATAAACTGACCTTGGATGAGCTCAACCGCAAATACGGCACCGACCTTAGTAGG GGGTTATCCAGTGCTAAGGCTGCCGAAAACCTTGCCCGTGATGGCCCCAATTCCCTGACCCCTCCTCCCACTACCCCTGAGTGGGTGAAGTTCTGCAAGCAGATGTTTGGCGGGTTCTCCATGCTGCTGTGGACTGGAGCTCTCCTCTGCTTCCTGGCCTACGGAATCCAGGCAGCCATGGAGGATGAGCCGGCCAATGATAAC TTGTACCTGGGTGTTGTACTCTCTGCTGTTGTCATTGTTACTGGCTGTTTCTCCTACTACCAAGAGGCCAAGAGCTCAAAGATCATGGACTCCTTCAAGAACCTGGTCCCACAG CAAGCCTTGGTTGTCCGTGACGGTGAGAAGATGAACATCAACGCTCAACAAGTGGTGGTTGGAGATCTGGTGGAGGTGAAAGGTGGAGATAGGATTCCCGCCGATTTGCGAATCATCTCTGCCAGCGGTTGCAAA GTGGACAACTCCTCCCTCACTGGTGAATCTGAGCCCCAGACACGTACTCCAGACTACTCCAATGACAACCCCCTGGAGACAAGGAACATTGCCTTCTTCTCTACCAACTGTGTTGAAG GAACTGCCAGAGGTATTGTCATCAACACTGGTGACCGCACTGTTATGGGTCGTATTGCTACCCTCGCCTCTGGCCTGGAAGTCGGACGTACCCCAATCTCCATTGAAATTGAGCACTTCATCCACATCATCACCGGTGTGGCAGTCTTCCTGGGCATGTCTTTCTTTGTCCTGTCCCTCATCCTCGGATATTCTTGGCTGGAAGCTGTCATCTTCCTCATCGGAATCATTGTCGCTAACGTGCCCGAGGGTCTCCTGGCTACTGTAACT GTGTGTTTAACTCTGACTGCCAAGCGTATGGCCAAGAAGAACTGCCTGGTGAAGAATCTCGAAGCTGTTGAGACCTTGGGCTCCACCTCCACCATTTGCTCTGACAAGACTGGAACCCTGACTCAGAACAGAATGACCGTGGCTCACATGTGGTTCGACAACCAGATCCATGAGGCTGACACCACAGAGAACCAGAGCGGTACCTCCTTCGACAGGAGCTCTGCCACCTGGGCTGCCCTGGCTAGAGTCGCTGGCCTGTGTAACCGTGCCGTCTTCCTGGCAGAACAGAGCGGTATTCCTATCCTTAAA AGAGATGTGGCTGGTGATGCCTCAGAGTCTGCCCTGCTGAAGTGTATTGAGCTGTGCTGTGGGTCTGTGCAAGGCATGAGAGACCAGTACACCAAGGTCACTGAAATCCCATTCAACTCCACCAACAAATACCAG CTCTCCGTTCACCTAAACAAGAATGAGGGTGAGTCCAAGCATCTGCTGGTGATGAAGGGAGCCCCTGAGAGGATCCTGGACCGCTGCTCCACCATTTTGATCCAAGGCAAAGAACAGCCTCTGGATGACGAGATGAAGGACTCTTTCCAGAACGCCTACATGGAACTAGGTGGTCTGGGAGAGCGAGTGCTGG GGTTCTGTCATTTCCAGCTCCCTGATGACCAGTTCGCTGAGGGCTTCCAGTTTGATTGTGAAGAGGTGAACTTCCCAACTGAGAATCTGTGCTTCGTTGGCCTAATGTCCATGATTGACCCTCCCCGTGCTGCTGTGCCTGACGCTGTGGGCAAGTGCAGGAGTGCTGGAATCAAG GTTATCATGGTCACTGGTGATCATCCCATCACTGCTAAGGCCATTGCCAAGGGTGTGGGAATTATATCTGAAGGAAACGAGACTGTTGAGGACATTGCTGCTCGTCTGAACATTCCAGTCAATGAAGTTGACCCTAG GGATGCCAAGGCCTGTGTGGTCCATGGCGGTGACCTCAAGGACCTGAGCGCTGAACAGTTGGACGACATCCTGAAATATCACACAGAGATTGTGTTTGCCAGAACGTCTCCTCAGCAGAAGCTTATTATCGTGGAGGGCTGCCAGCGCCAG GGTGCTATTGTGGCTGTGACAGGTGATGGTGTGAACGATTCTCCTGCTCTGAAGAAGGCTGACATCGGTGTTGCTATGGGTATCTCTGGATCTGACGTCTCCAAGCAGGCTGCAGACATGATCCTCCTGGATGACAACTTTGCCTCCATCGTGACTGGTGTTGAAGAAG GCCGTCTGATCTTTGACAACTTGAAGAAGTCCATCGCCTACACCCTGACCAGTAACATTCCAGAAATCACACCCTTCCTCTTCTTCATCATCGCCAACATTCCACTGCCCCTAGGAACCGTCACCATCCTCTGTATCGACTTGggaactgacatg GTCCCCGCCATCTCACTGGCCTACGAAGCTGCCGAGAGTGACATCATGAAGAGACAGCCCAGAAACTCCAAAACAGACAAACTGGTGAATGAAAGACTGATCAGCATAGCCTACGGTCAAATCG GTATGATCCAGGCTTTGGCTGGGTTCTTCACATACTTTGTGATCCTTGCTGAGAACGGGTTCTTACCCTCCAGACTGCTAGGTATTCGTGTGGACTGGGACAACAAATTTTGCAACGACCTAGAGGATAGCTATGGCCAGCAGTGG ACTTATGAACAGAGAAAGATTGTGGAGTTCACCTGCCACACAGCATTCTTCGCCAGTATCGTGGTTGTACAGTGGGCTGATTTGATCATCTGTAAGACCAGGAGGAACTCAGTCTTCCAGCAAGGAATGAG GAACAAGATTCTCATCTTCGGCCTGTTTGAGGAGACAGCCCTGGCCGCCTTcctgtcctactgtcctggaaTGGGCATCGCCCTCAGAATGTACCCACTCAA ACCCAGCTGGTGGTTCTGCGCCTTCCCATACTCTCTCCTCATCTTTATTTATGATGAAATCCGAAAACTGATCATCCGACGCAGCCCAGGAG
- the LOC129840208 gene encoding sodium/potassium-transporting ATPase subunit alpha-1 isoform X2: MGLGKGKDDYKLAATSEDGGNKKSKKEVKKAKEKKDMDDLKKEVDLDDHKLTLDELHRKYGTDLARGLTSPRAKEILLRDGPNTLTPPPTTPEWVKFCRQLFGGFSMLLWIGAMLCFLAYGIQAASEDEPANDNLYLGVVLSVVVIVTGCFSYYQEAKSSKIMDSFKNLVPQQALVVRDGEKKNINAEEVVVGDLVEVKGGDRIPADLRIVSASGCKVDNSSLTGESEPQTRTPDYSNDNPLETRNIAFFSTNCVEGTARGIVINTGDHTVMGRIATLATSLEGGKTPIAKEIEHFIHIITGVAVFLGVSFFVLSLILGYGWLEAVIFLIGIIVANVPEGLLATVTVCLTLTAKRMAKKNCLVKNLEAVETLGSTSTICSDKTGTLTQNRMTVAHMWFDNQIHEADTTENQSGTCFDKSSATWAALARVAGLCNRAVFLAEQNNVPILKRDVAGDASESALLKCIELCCGSVKDMREKYSKIAEIPFNSTNKYQLSIHKNIVAGESNHLLVMKGAPERILDRCSTILIQGKEQPLDDELKEAFQNSYEELGGLGERVLGFCHFQLPDDQFAEGFQFDCEEVNFPTENLCFVGLMSMIDPPRAAVPDAVGKCRSAGIKVIMVTGDHPITAKAIAKGVGIISEGNETVEDIAARLKIPVSEVNPRDAKACVVHGGELKDLSAEQLDDILAHHTEIVFARTSPQQKLIIVEGCQRQGAIVAVTGDGVNDSPALKKADIGVAMGISGSDVSKQAADMILLDDNFASIVTGVEEGRLIFDNLKKSIAYTLTSNIPEISPFLLFIIANIPLPLGTVTILCIDLGTDMVPAISLAYEEAENDIMKRQPRNPKTDKLVNERLISIAYGQIGMMQATAGFFTYFVILAENGFLPMDLLGMRVNWDNKIMNDMEDSYGQQWTYERRKIVEFTCHTAFFASIVVVQWADLIICKTRRNSILQQGMKNRILIFGLFEETALAVFLSYCPGMDVALRMYPLKPCWWFCALPYSLLIFLYDEGRRYILRRNPGGWVEQETYY, translated from the exons ATGGGGCTTGGA AAGGGGAAAGATGATTATAAACTGGCGGCGACCTCAGAGGACGGTGGAAATAAAAAGAGTAAAAAGGAGGTGAAGAAAGCAAAGGAGAAGAAGGACATGGACGATCTGAAAAAGGAAGTTGACCTG GATGACCACAAGTTGACCTTGGATGAACTTCATAGGAAATACGGCACAGACTTAGCCAGG GGTCTAACCTCACCTCGGGCTAAGGAGATCCTTCTCCGTGATGGCCCCAACACCCTGACCCCTCCTCCCACTACCCCTGAGTGGGTGAAGTTCTGCAGGCAGCTCTTTGGTGGGTTCTCTATGCTCCTATGGATTGGTGCTATGCTCTGCTTCCTGGCCTACGGAATCCAGGCCGCCTCCGAGGATGAGCCAGCCAATGATAAT TTGTACCTGGGTGTTGTGCTCTCTGTTGTCGTCATTGTCACTGGCTGTTTCTCCTACTACCAAGAGGCCAAGAGCTCAAAGATCATGGACTCCTTCAAGAACCTGGTCCCACAG CAAGCCCTGGTTGTCCGTGACGGTGAGAAGAAGAACATCAACGCTGAAGAAGTGGTGGTTGGAGATCTGGTGGAGGTGAAAGGAGGAGATAGGATCCCAGCTGATTTGCGTATCGTCTCTGCCAGCGGCTGCAAG GTGGACAACTCCTCCCTCACTGGTGAATCTGAGCCTCAGACACGTACTCCAGACTACTCCAATGACAACCCCCTGGAGACAAGGAACATTGCCTTCTTCTCTACCAACTGTGTTGAAG GAACTGCCAGAGGTATCGTCATCAACACTGGTGACCACACTGTCATGGGTCGTATCGCCACCTTGGCCACGAGTCTGGAGGGTGGGAAGACGCCTATAGCCAAAGAGATTGAGCACTTTATCCACATCATCACCGGTGTGGCCGTCTTCCTGGGCGTGTCTTTCTTCGTCCTCTCCCTCATTCTGGGATATGGCTGGCTGGAAGCTGTCATCTTCCTCATTGGAATCATCGTTGCTAACGTGCCAGAGGGTCTCCTGGCTACTGTAACT GTGTGTTTAACTCTGACTGCCAAGCGTATGGCCAAGAAGAACTGCCTGGTGAAGAATCTCGAAGCTGTTGAGACCTTGGGCTCCACCTCCACCATTTGCTCTGACAAGACCGGAACCCTGACTCAGAACAGAATGACCGTGGCTCACATGTGGTTCGACAATCAGATCCATGAGGCTGACACCACAGAGAACCAGAGTGGTACCTGCTTTGACAAAAGCTCTGCCACCTGGGCTGCCCTGGCTAGAGTCGCTGGCCTGTGTAACCGCGCCGTCTTCCTGGCAGAACAGAACAACGTACCTATCCTCAAGAGAGATGTGGCTGGTGATGCTTCAGAGTCTGCCCTGCTGAAGTGTATCGAGCTGTGCTGCGGGTCTGTCAAAGACATGAGAGAAAAGTACAGCAAGATCGCTGAGATTCCCTTCAACTCCACCAACAAATATCAG CTCTCCATTCATAAGAACATCGTGGCCGGAGAGTCCAATCACCTGCTGGTGATGAAGGGAGCCCCTGAGAGGATTCTGGACCGCTGCTCCACCATTTTGATCCAGGGCAAAGAACAGCCTCTCGATGACGAGTTGAAGGAAGCCTTCCAGAACTCTTACGAAGAGCTGGGagggctgggagagagagtgcTGG GTTTCTGTCATTTCCAGCTCCCTGATGACCAGTTCGCTGAGGGCTTCCAGTTTGATTGTGAAGAGGTGAACTTCCCAACTGAGAATCTGTGCTTCGTTGGCCTAATGTCCATGATTGACCCTCCCCGTGCTGCTGTGCCTGACGCTGTGGGCAAGTGCAGGAGTGCTGGAATCAAG GTTATCATGGTCACTGGTGATCATCCCATCACTGCTAAGGCCATTGCCAAGGGTGTGGGAATTATATCTGAAGGAAACGAGACTGTTGAGGACATCGCTGCTCGTCTGAAAATCCCAGTTTCTGAGGTCAATCCAAG AGATGCCAAGGCCTGTGTTGTCCACGGTGGAGAACTGAAGGACCTGTCAGCCGAACAGTTGGATGACATTTTGGCCCATCACACTGAGATTGTGTTTGCCAGAACTTCTCCTCAGCAGAAGCTGATCATTGTGGAGGGTTGCCAGCGTCAG GGTGCTATTGTGGCTGTGACAGGTGATGGTGTGAACGATTCTCCTGCTCTGAAGAAGGCTGACATCGGTGTTGCTATGGGTATCTCTGGATCTGACGTCTCCAAGCAGGCTGCAGACATGATCCTCCTGGATGACAACTTTGCCTCCATCGTGACTGGTGTTGAAGAAG GCCGTCTGATCTTTGACAACTTGAAGAAGTCCATCGCCTACACCCTGACCAGTAATATTCCAGAAATCtcacccttcctcctcttcatcatcgcCAACATTCCACTGCCCCTAGGAACTGTCACCATCCTCTGTATCGACCTGGGAACTGATATG GTCCCAGCTATCTCCCTGGCCTATGAAGAAGCTGAGAACGACATCATGAAGCGACAGCCCAGAAACCCCAAAACTGACAAACTGGTGAACGAGAGGCTCATAAGCATAGCCTACGGTCAAATTG GTATGATGCAGGCCACAGCCGGTTTCTTCACATACTTTGTTATCCTGGCTGAGAACGGGTTCTTGCCCATGGATTTGCTGGGTATGCGTGTGAACTGGGACAACAAGATAATGAACGACATGGAGGACAGCTACGGCCAGCAGTGG ACATATGAGCGCAGAAAGATTGTGGAGTTCACCTGCCACACAGCATTCTTTGCCAGTATTGTAGTTGTACAGTGGGCCGATTTGATCATCTGTAAGACCAGGAGGAACTCCATCCTTCAGCAGGGAATGAA GAACCGTATTCTCATCTTCGGACTGTTTGAGGAAACTGCCCTGGCTGTCTTcctgtcctactgtcctggaaTGGATGTCGCCCTCAGAATGTACCCACTCAA gCCTTGCTGGTGGTTCTGTGCCTTACCCTACTCTCTGCTCATCTTCCTCTATGATGAGGGTAGGAGATACATCCTGCGACGAAACCCAGGAG GTTGGGTGGAACAGGAGACCTACTACTGA
- the LOC129840208 gene encoding sodium/potassium-transporting ATPase subunit alpha-1 isoform X1, with the protein MHSLSKPSLGKRHIDSSHILIINVPFDIQKGKDDYKLAATSEDGGNKKSKKEVKKAKEKKDMDDLKKEVDLDDHKLTLDELHRKYGTDLARGLTSPRAKEILLRDGPNTLTPPPTTPEWVKFCRQLFGGFSMLLWIGAMLCFLAYGIQAASEDEPANDNLYLGVVLSVVVIVTGCFSYYQEAKSSKIMDSFKNLVPQQALVVRDGEKKNINAEEVVVGDLVEVKGGDRIPADLRIVSASGCKVDNSSLTGESEPQTRTPDYSNDNPLETRNIAFFSTNCVEGTARGIVINTGDHTVMGRIATLATSLEGGKTPIAKEIEHFIHIITGVAVFLGVSFFVLSLILGYGWLEAVIFLIGIIVANVPEGLLATVTVCLTLTAKRMAKKNCLVKNLEAVETLGSTSTICSDKTGTLTQNRMTVAHMWFDNQIHEADTTENQSGTCFDKSSATWAALARVAGLCNRAVFLAEQNNVPILKRDVAGDASESALLKCIELCCGSVKDMREKYSKIAEIPFNSTNKYQLSIHKNIVAGESNHLLVMKGAPERILDRCSTILIQGKEQPLDDELKEAFQNSYEELGGLGERVLGFCHFQLPDDQFAEGFQFDCEEVNFPTENLCFVGLMSMIDPPRAAVPDAVGKCRSAGIKVIMVTGDHPITAKAIAKGVGIISEGNETVEDIAARLKIPVSEVNPRDAKACVVHGGELKDLSAEQLDDILAHHTEIVFARTSPQQKLIIVEGCQRQGAIVAVTGDGVNDSPALKKADIGVAMGISGSDVSKQAADMILLDDNFASIVTGVEEGRLIFDNLKKSIAYTLTSNIPEISPFLLFIIANIPLPLGTVTILCIDLGTDMVPAISLAYEEAENDIMKRQPRNPKTDKLVNERLISIAYGQIGMMQATAGFFTYFVILAENGFLPMDLLGMRVNWDNKIMNDMEDSYGQQWTYERRKIVEFTCHTAFFASIVVVQWADLIICKTRRNSILQQGMKNRILIFGLFEETALAVFLSYCPGMDVALRMYPLKPCWWFCALPYSLLIFLYDEGRRYILRRNPGGWVEQETYY; encoded by the exons ATGCACTCCTTATCTAAGCCCTCATTAGGAAAGAGGCACATCGATAGTTCACACATTCTCATCATTAACGTACCTTTTGATATACAGAAGGGGAAAGATGATTATAAACTGGCGGCGACCTCAGAGGACGGTGGAAATAAAAAGAGTAAAAAGGAGGTGAAGAAAGCAAAGGAGAAGAAGGACATGGACGATCTGAAAAAGGAAGTTGACCTG GATGACCACAAGTTGACCTTGGATGAACTTCATAGGAAATACGGCACAGACTTAGCCAGG GGTCTAACCTCACCTCGGGCTAAGGAGATCCTTCTCCGTGATGGCCCCAACACCCTGACCCCTCCTCCCACTACCCCTGAGTGGGTGAAGTTCTGCAGGCAGCTCTTTGGTGGGTTCTCTATGCTCCTATGGATTGGTGCTATGCTCTGCTTCCTGGCCTACGGAATCCAGGCCGCCTCCGAGGATGAGCCAGCCAATGATAAT TTGTACCTGGGTGTTGTGCTCTCTGTTGTCGTCATTGTCACTGGCTGTTTCTCCTACTACCAAGAGGCCAAGAGCTCAAAGATCATGGACTCCTTCAAGAACCTGGTCCCACAG CAAGCCCTGGTTGTCCGTGACGGTGAGAAGAAGAACATCAACGCTGAAGAAGTGGTGGTTGGAGATCTGGTGGAGGTGAAAGGAGGAGATAGGATCCCAGCTGATTTGCGTATCGTCTCTGCCAGCGGCTGCAAG GTGGACAACTCCTCCCTCACTGGTGAATCTGAGCCTCAGACACGTACTCCAGACTACTCCAATGACAACCCCCTGGAGACAAGGAACATTGCCTTCTTCTCTACCAACTGTGTTGAAG GAACTGCCAGAGGTATCGTCATCAACACTGGTGACCACACTGTCATGGGTCGTATCGCCACCTTGGCCACGAGTCTGGAGGGTGGGAAGACGCCTATAGCCAAAGAGATTGAGCACTTTATCCACATCATCACCGGTGTGGCCGTCTTCCTGGGCGTGTCTTTCTTCGTCCTCTCCCTCATTCTGGGATATGGCTGGCTGGAAGCTGTCATCTTCCTCATTGGAATCATCGTTGCTAACGTGCCAGAGGGTCTCCTGGCTACTGTAACT GTGTGTTTAACTCTGACTGCCAAGCGTATGGCCAAGAAGAACTGCCTGGTGAAGAATCTCGAAGCTGTTGAGACCTTGGGCTCCACCTCCACCATTTGCTCTGACAAGACCGGAACCCTGACTCAGAACAGAATGACCGTGGCTCACATGTGGTTCGACAATCAGATCCATGAGGCTGACACCACAGAGAACCAGAGTGGTACCTGCTTTGACAAAAGCTCTGCCACCTGGGCTGCCCTGGCTAGAGTCGCTGGCCTGTGTAACCGCGCCGTCTTCCTGGCAGAACAGAACAACGTACCTATCCTCAAGAGAGATGTGGCTGGTGATGCTTCAGAGTCTGCCCTGCTGAAGTGTATCGAGCTGTGCTGCGGGTCTGTCAAAGACATGAGAGAAAAGTACAGCAAGATCGCTGAGATTCCCTTCAACTCCACCAACAAATATCAG CTCTCCATTCATAAGAACATCGTGGCCGGAGAGTCCAATCACCTGCTGGTGATGAAGGGAGCCCCTGAGAGGATTCTGGACCGCTGCTCCACCATTTTGATCCAGGGCAAAGAACAGCCTCTCGATGACGAGTTGAAGGAAGCCTTCCAGAACTCTTACGAAGAGCTGGGagggctgggagagagagtgcTGG GTTTCTGTCATTTCCAGCTCCCTGATGACCAGTTCGCTGAGGGCTTCCAGTTTGATTGTGAAGAGGTGAACTTCCCAACTGAGAATCTGTGCTTCGTTGGCCTAATGTCCATGATTGACCCTCCCCGTGCTGCTGTGCCTGACGCTGTGGGCAAGTGCAGGAGTGCTGGAATCAAG GTTATCATGGTCACTGGTGATCATCCCATCACTGCTAAGGCCATTGCCAAGGGTGTGGGAATTATATCTGAAGGAAACGAGACTGTTGAGGACATCGCTGCTCGTCTGAAAATCCCAGTTTCTGAGGTCAATCCAAG AGATGCCAAGGCCTGTGTTGTCCACGGTGGAGAACTGAAGGACCTGTCAGCCGAACAGTTGGATGACATTTTGGCCCATCACACTGAGATTGTGTTTGCCAGAACTTCTCCTCAGCAGAAGCTGATCATTGTGGAGGGTTGCCAGCGTCAG GGTGCTATTGTGGCTGTGACAGGTGATGGTGTGAACGATTCTCCTGCTCTGAAGAAGGCTGACATCGGTGTTGCTATGGGTATCTCTGGATCTGACGTCTCCAAGCAGGCTGCAGACATGATCCTCCTGGATGACAACTTTGCCTCCATCGTGACTGGTGTTGAAGAAG GCCGTCTGATCTTTGACAACTTGAAGAAGTCCATCGCCTACACCCTGACCAGTAATATTCCAGAAATCtcacccttcctcctcttcatcatcgcCAACATTCCACTGCCCCTAGGAACTGTCACCATCCTCTGTATCGACCTGGGAACTGATATG GTCCCAGCTATCTCCCTGGCCTATGAAGAAGCTGAGAACGACATCATGAAGCGACAGCCCAGAAACCCCAAAACTGACAAACTGGTGAACGAGAGGCTCATAAGCATAGCCTACGGTCAAATTG GTATGATGCAGGCCACAGCCGGTTTCTTCACATACTTTGTTATCCTGGCTGAGAACGGGTTCTTGCCCATGGATTTGCTGGGTATGCGTGTGAACTGGGACAACAAGATAATGAACGACATGGAGGACAGCTACGGCCAGCAGTGG ACATATGAGCGCAGAAAGATTGTGGAGTTCACCTGCCACACAGCATTCTTTGCCAGTATTGTAGTTGTACAGTGGGCCGATTTGATCATCTGTAAGACCAGGAGGAACTCCATCCTTCAGCAGGGAATGAA GAACCGTATTCTCATCTTCGGACTGTTTGAGGAAACTGCCCTGGCTGTCTTcctgtcctactgtcctggaaTGGATGTCGCCCTCAGAATGTACCCACTCAA gCCTTGCTGGTGGTTCTGTGCCTTACCCTACTCTCTGCTCATCTTCCTCTATGATGAGGGTAGGAGATACATCCTGCGACGAAACCCAGGAG GTTGGGTGGAACAGGAGACCTACTACTGA